TGTCGTGCGCGCCTGCCTGCTCCTCGGGTCTGCCTTCGACGGCCCTGAGGGGCCGCTCAGGCCCTCGAAGGGAGCGACCTCGCCACTCGGCCGTGAGCTCGTGGCCGAACGGGAGTCGAAGACCGGCAGGCAGGTCTGCCAATTTCGCCACGGCGGCCTGCAAACAATATGGATACTATACAGTAAATGATGAAAATTGTCAAAAACCATGGAATGTATTATAATAAATTTGCATATAATTTCAATTATTCTTTTTAAGTATGGCTAAAATCGTCTCCATTGTAAATCAAAAAGGGGGAGTCGGCAAAACTACGACAGCCATCAATTTGAGCGCATATTTGGCCGAAATGGGCAAATTTGTTTTGCTGGTGGATATGGATCCTCAGGCCAACGCGACATCCGGATTGGGCATTGATTATAAAAACTTGTCCGGCGGCATGTACGAGGTCTTGATCGGGGAAAATTATTTCAATAACATCATTTTACCCACCAAACATCAGGGATTCAAGATCGCTCCGGCCACGCCGGATCTGGCGGGCGCGGCCGTGGAATTGGTCAATATGGATCGCCGCGAATATCGGCTCCGCGACGCCTTGCTTGAAGTGCAGGGAGACTTTGATTATATATTTATCGATTGCCCGCCTTCGCTCGGATTGTTGACCTTAAACAGTTTGGTGGCCACCGACGAAGTTTTAATACCCGTTCAGGCCGAGTATTACGCGCTTGAAGGTTTGGGACAGCTCTTGTACACGATCGATTTGGTCAAAGAGAATCTCAAGCCGGAACTCGGTATCATGGGAGCCATGATCACCATGTTCGATAAGCGCAACAATTTGTCCGATCAAATCATGAACGAACTTTATCAATATTTTCCCAATAAAATTTTTCGAACAGTGGTGCCGCGAAACGTCAGACTGACCGAGGCTCCCAGCCACGGCCTGACCATCGCTCATTACGACCCGGCGTCCAGCGGCAGCAAGGCGTATGAAAGATTGGCCAGGGAAATTATCGATTTGGAGTAAAACGGATCAACGGATTGTCAATGGATGCCACAGATCCTGGGCTGAATTTCCGTTGCCAATCAGTTGACCTGTATTAAATAAAAATAAAATATGATACAAAAAAAAGGCTTGGGCCGCGGGCTGAGCTCGTTGATCCCCAAAAAAGTTTCGCCGGCCATGGTTAAAGAAGAAAATAAAGATTTGGTATTGTCGCCGTCATCAAAGCAAGTGATTGAAATTTCTCCCGATAGAATAGAACCCAATCCCATGCAGCCGCGGCAAGTGTTCAATCATCAGGATTTGGAAGATTTGATGGAATCAATCAAAGAGCACGGCATTATTTCTCCGCTGATCGTCACGAAAGCGGGGGACGGCTATCAATTGATCGCGGGCGAGCGCCGCTGGCGTTCGGCGAAAATATTGGGAATGGAAAAAGTGCCGGTTATCGTCAGGGAAGCCAGCGAGCAGGAAAAATTGGAATTGTCATTGATTGAAAATATTCAAAGGAAGAATTTGAATCCCATCGAAGAAGCGGCCAGTTATCAAAGATTGACCGATGAATTCAATTTGACGCAGGAACAAATCGCCAAGCGGCTGGGCAAAAGCCGATCGAATATCGCCAACACCATCAGACTGCTTAATTTGCCGCAAGAAATTCAGCGCGCCATTGTGGACGGCAAAATCAGCGAAGGTCACGCCAGAGTTATCTTGGGTTTGCCCACGGAAAAAGAACAGCTTGATTTTTTGAAAAAAATATTGCAATATAATTTTACGGTCAGAGACGCGGAGAGTGAAAGCCGAAGAGTTTCGCCGCGAAAACCGAGGCAGTTGCAGAGTCTGAGAGATCCGGTTACTGAAGCGCAGAGAGATGAAATCAGGCAGGCGCTCAACACGAAAGTGGATATTAAAAAGCGCGATGGCCAAGGACAAGTCGTCATTGAATTTTATTCCGAAGAAGAATTAAAAGAGATAATCAATAAAATTCGCAAATAATTCAATTTTATGAAAACAGCATCAAAAATCTTTTTGGCGGCGTTCATTATTCCTTTGGTGATTTCAGGTTGCAGTTGCTCGAAAAACAATACCTCGAATATCGCCGATTTTCAAATCAAGGAACGCGAAGACGTTAAAGACGCGGTCAGAGATTGGGTGGTATTCACCAATCCGGCTTATCGCTATGAACTTCGTTCTCCGAAAGACTGGACGATTTCCGATGTCAATAAAGACGGAGAGGATGTCAGATTCTATCCGGAGAAAAACGCCATCACCGAAGATTATTTGGGGGATTTGAGGATTTTGGGCTATACGAATTGGCAGGAACATCTGCCGCTGGATGAATTCATAAAAACCAAAGCCGTTAACAATTATTATCAAATGAGCAACGCGGCGGACAGGGAGGAATTAGAATTTCGAGGTTACTACGCCATGAGATTCAAAAATGTTGAACTCAAAAAAGATCAATTCATTGACGTGATCGTGGTGGATACCAAAGACAGCATAGTGGCCATTGAGCTTCACGGGTCATATGATGTCTTGACCAACATCATCAGCAGCATGTATTTTTATTGATTCAAAGACGATGTTGAAAAATCCGACCGAGCGTCGGATTTTTTTGTTGTCGAATGAAAAAGCGGAGAGTCAAGCTCTCCGCTGGGGATGGATTTGAATTTTTGTTTTGTAGAATTTCTTTAGCGGAAAAAGCGGAGAGGCAATTTTTCCGCTGGGATTGGATTTGGGTTTTTGCCCAATGAAAAATTTTATTAGCAGGCGCAAAGGCTTTTTATTGGTGTGTATTTTTTCCCTTACCAGCGGAGAGCTTGACTCTCCGCTCATGGATTTATTTAAAATAAATAGCCGAGGTTCCTTGTTAGAAACCTCGGCCAAACGAACGTGTGCGCGACTCGCGGTCATCGCTCATCGCTTTCGACAGCGATAGACTTTGAGCCGCGCGGGTTTGTCTCCGGCGTTGAGGACGAACGCGTTGAACACGCCGTCCTTGACCTCGCCGCTTTGGGTAGGACCCCAAAGGCAGGTCGCGCCGAATTTTTTTGGAGACACCGGCCAAAGGCTGGACTCCGTGTTGGAAAATCCAACATGGATTACGGCATCGCTCGGTGAAACATTGTCCACCAGGATGCCGAGCTGCCGGCCGTCGGCTTTGAGCATGACCTGCTTGCCCGGCAGGATTTCCTGGTCGAGCAGGAGCGGCATGCCGGGGTGAGTCCGTTCCGCGGGCGCGATCGGTGTCGCTCCCGCGGGGTTGGGGCGGCGGAAGCTTTCGAGGATCTCGCCACCGCACGAGATCATCCCGTAACCGAGGTAGCCCACGAATCCCAGCGCGGCAAGCCCCGCCAGGATCGCGCATACCGCGGTTACAATGTCCAACGACTCGCCGGCCGTATCGAAGGCCTTGGCCGGTTTTTTCGCCGGTGCCGGCGCCGCTGTCGGCGTCGTCGTTGCGGCGGGAGTGGACTCACTTGGCGCCGGGGTTGGCGCCGCCGTGGTCGCAGCGGCGGGCTTTCGGCTCGGGATGAGCGCGATCGCCAACGCGGCCACCAGACCGGCCGCGGCCAGGCCGGCCTCCCAGCGCCCCGAGACCATGATGGCCAGCGGAGCGAGGAGGAGGAGGAGGCCGATGAGCAACAGAATTCTTCCCGCTTTCATCAGCTCTTCCCTCCAAGCCCCTTGAGGGCGTTCTGAAGAATGCCGGCGATATCGAGCGACAGCACCAACTTGGAACTGCCGCTGGAACCGATGGCCTTGGCCGCTTCGATGGCGGCCATGGCCTTCATGTATTCGGCTTTCTGGCCTCCGCTCTCGAGCAGACCTAGCGCCTCGAGGGCCTCGGCCTCTGTCATCATGGCCACGGCCTTGCCCTCGGCCACCTTTATGGCGACCTGCTTGGCCGCTTCGGCGTCGATGATCGCTCGCTCGCGCTCTTTCTCGGCGATTTTCACGCCAAGCGCAGCCTTTTCCAGCTCCGCTTTCTGCTGGAGCTGAATTCGAGGCACCTCATCGAGCGCCTGACGAATAGTTTCGTCGGCTGCCCGAATGACGTTGACTGTGACGCCCTCGAACAGGACGCCCCATTCGCTTTCCTTTGTTTTGAGTTCATCCAGGATGGCCTTGGCAAGCTCTTTGCCCGCGCCAATCATCTTGTCGTAGCTTGTTGCGGCTGCCTGGCGTCTAAATTCCCCCTGTACCTCGTCTTTGATCAGCTCGTCCTCGAGCCGACCGTGAACTGATAGAAAGAGTTTGACGCACTCGATCTCGGACAACCCGTGTTTGGTTGCCCATTTTTGTGGATCCAAACGCCAGTTGACCGAGATGATCTCAGCCAGAACGTCCATCCAGCCGACTTGTTTGTCAGATTCATCGTTCACCTTCGCGCGCGCCTCGAGCGAAGAGTAGTCCCTTGATTGCGTTTCGCGGGTGAAGTACGGCTTGTCGTCCGAGAACCTCTCGAGCGACTGGAGCAGCAGTTTGTTGATCACGCGGATGCCCGCGTGCTTGACGGCCTCGATGCCGCCGCGGCCCATGACGATCATGATGTCGTTGGGCCGGAGAAAGTGGATGCGAAAGATCGCTCCCAGGATGAGAACGATCGTGCCCAGACCCATGACGAGCCCCAATAGCCAGTAATACTCTTCCATCTTAATCTAATCCTCCCGTAAACGAAAACGTAAAAATCTTTGCGGGAAAATCCCGCTTTTAGTTGTCAAAGTTCACAAAGTCACCATATTATTATATCATATTTAGTCAAAAAAGTCAATATTTGCGTATAAAACAACAAAAAAACCCACTTTTTGGGTGGATTTTGAATATTAAATTGGGTGTTACAAATTACATTCACTATTTAGCTCCTGTTTGTATTGTTACGAAATTACATTCACTTATAGCCTTATGCCATAGAAGATTGTAATTTGTAACAGATAACCAAAAGCTAATTAGAATCTTGTAATTCGTAACAATTTATTGCTGCAGAGCCCCGATAATAAAGGAAACCAAGGCGTAACTGGTAAAGATGATTACCAAGCCGATGGTCGCGTAAAGCATGGCATTTTTGCCTTTTTTGATTTGCTCGGGATTGCCCCCGGAAATCAGCCAGAGCACGCCTCCGTAAATGAAGACGGCCAAAGCGGCCGTGCCCGCAATGCCGATCAATGACTTGATGATTCTGCCGACAACAACATTGAGGTCAGTGGCTTCAGCGCCGAGCGGATTGGGCAATTCGAGCGAAGTATTGACAGGCGTTTCCGCCGGAGGCACTGTCTCCGCGGGCGGCACTGTTTCAATGGGAGGAGAGGTTTGCGCCAAGGCGAAAAGGGGAATGAATAAAAGCGGCATCAGACTTAGAATGATTTTTATTTTTGTTTTTGCCATATTTAGATTGATTTCTTAGTTGAAATTATTTTTTTCCAAGTTTGTTTTTTGAAACTGCCGATGTGAGCCTTGGCGTTTCTGGTTTTAACGAATTTGAGCCATTGCGGATTGGGGCCTTTTCTGTTTTTATCGAGAGTGATCTCGACCACATCGCTGTTTTTCAATTTGGTTTCCAGAGGCACGTGAATGTCATTGACGTAAGCGCCGCCGCATTTATTGCCGACGTCCGAATGGATTTGATAAGCGAAGTCAATCGGCGTGGCGCCGTCCGGCAAATCAATGACATCGCCTTTGGGCGTGAACACGAAAATTCTATTTTGGAAAAAGTCGATTTTTAATGTTTCCAAAAATTTATCGTCGTCTTTTATTTCTTTTTGCCAATTGGCCAATTCTTTGACCCAGGCGATGTCTTTTTCCTTGATGCCTTTTGATTCTTTGTAATGCCAATGAGAGGCAATACCGTATTCGGCCTGATTGTGCATTTCTTGAGTTCTGATTTGGAATTCGATCGGTTCTTGATTGTCTCCGAAGACGGTGGTGTGCAGCGAGCGGTAGCCGTTGGGTTTGGGTTGGGAAATATAATCCTTAATTTTGCCTTTGATCGGCTTCCAGAGACTGTGAATGATGCCGAGCGTGGCATAGCAGTCGGCGACGTCTTTTAAAATGATTCGCGCGGCCACCA
The genomic region above belongs to Candidatus Bipolaricaulota bacterium and contains:
- a CDS encoding ParB/RepB/Spo0J family partition protein, producing the protein MIQKKGLGRGLSSLIPKKVSPAMVKEENKDLVLSPSSKQVIEISPDRIEPNPMQPRQVFNHQDLEDLMESIKEHGIISPLIVTKAGDGYQLIAGERRWRSAKILGMEKVPVIVREASEQEKLELSLIENIQRKNLNPIEEAASYQRLTDEFNLTQEQIAKRLGKSRSNIANTIRLLNLPQEIQRAIVDGKISEGHARVILGLPTEKEQLDFLKKILQYNFTVRDAESESRRVSPRKPRQLQSLRDPVTEAQRDEIRQALNTKVDIKKRDGQGQVVIEFYSEEELKEIINKIRK
- a CDS encoding SPFH domain-containing protein codes for the protein MEEYYWLLGLVMGLGTIVLILGAIFRIHFLRPNDIMIVMGRGGIEAVKHAGIRVINKLLLQSLERFSDDKPYFTRETQSRDYSSLEARAKVNDESDKQVGWMDVLAEIISVNWRLDPQKWATKHGLSEIECVKLFLSVHGRLEDELIKDEVQGEFRRQAAATSYDKMIGAGKELAKAILDELKTKESEWGVLFEGVTVNVIRAADETIRQALDEVPRIQLQQKAELEKAALGVKIAEKERERAIIDAEAAKQVAIKVAEGKAVAMMTEAEALEALGLLESGGQKAEYMKAMAAIEAAKAIGSSGSSKLVLSLDIAGILQNALKGLGGKS
- a CDS encoding ParA family protein; protein product: MAKIVSIVNQKGGVGKTTTAINLSAYLAEMGKFVLLVDMDPQANATSGLGIDYKNLSGGMYEVLIGENYFNNIILPTKHQGFKIAPATPDLAGAAVELVNMDRREYRLRDALLEVQGDFDYIFIDCPPSLGLLTLNSLVATDEVLIPVQAEYYALEGLGQLLYTIDLVKENLKPELGIMGAMITMFDKRNNLSDQIMNELYQYFPNKIFRTVVPRNVRLTEAPSHGLTIAHYDPASSGSKAYERLAREIIDLE
- a CDS encoding pilin; this encodes MAKTKIKIILSLMPLLFIPLFALAQTSPPIETVPPAETVPPAETPVNTSLELPNPLGAEATDLNVVVGRIIKSLIGIAGTAALAVFIYGGVLWLISGGNPEQIKKGKNAMLYATIGLVIIFTSYALVSFIIGALQQ